The following is a genomic window from Thaumasiovibrio subtropicus.
AATCCAACTTATTCAACAACTTAAAAGCAAGCACAAAAGAAAAATTAAGTCGGTACAGCTTTTTGCCGCCCGGGCAGCTAAAAGGTCAAGATCAGTAGGCACACAGAAGAGCAACAATTTAAGATACTGTTTTAAAAAGACTTAATGCAATGTACAGCAATTTCATGCTTCAGCCTTGTACAGCAAACAATGGAAAAATATGCGATTTTATGTTCACGCAGCAATTCAATACCAAAAGTTACCGCACACCCAGAGATAAATTCGTAACCAACTGATTTTAAAATCAAATAGCAAGACGTACAGCTTTAATTGCTTTTTTCCTCGTGAACCTTATCAGAGACAAAAAAAGCCGCATTTGCGGCTTTTTTTAAATCATTGATGATAGGGCTTTGAGAGCTCATGGACGGCTTCGACAAAGACCCCTGCATTCTCGGGCGGCACATCCAAATGAATCCCATGCCCGAGATTAAAGACATGGCCGCTACCTTCACCAAAACCAGCCAAGATAGTGGCAACCTCCTGACGAATACGATCGGGTTGCGCGTAAAGCATTGATGGGTCCATGTTACCTTGCAGGGCAACTTTATCTCCAATACGTGCTTTGGCATCGGCAATATTAATCGTCCAATCAAGACCAACACCGTCACACCCAGTCGCTGCAATTTGCTCTAACCACATTCCACCATTTTTGGTAAACAAGGTCACAGGTACACGACGCCCTTCATTCTCACGTACCAAACCATCAACGATTTTATGCATGTAACGCAATGAAAACTCATTGTAGTCACGCGGCGTTAGCACACCACCCCAAGTATCAAATACCATGACAGATTGCGCACCGGCTTTGATCTGCGCATTCAGGTAATCAATAACACTATCCGCAAGTTTATCGAGTAGTAGGTGGAGCGTTTGTGGCTCGGCGTACATCATCTTCTTAATCTTGGTAAAGGCTTTTGAACTTCCCCCCTCCACCATGTACGTGGCGAGTGTCCAAGGGCTACCTGAGAAACCAATCAGTGGCACATCACCATTCAAACCTTTACGAATCGTGCGCACAGCATTCATGACATACTGCAGTTCACCCTCTGGATCGGGATTACCAATTTTATCGACATCCGCTTTACAGGTGATTGGACGTTCAAATTTCGGCCCCTCGCCTGTTTCAAAGTAGAGGCCAAGCCCCATCGCATCAGGAATGGTTAAAATATCAGAAAACAGAATGGCCGCATCAAGGGGAAAACGACGCAGGGGCTGTAATGTGACTTCACACGCTAGCTCTGCATTTTTACACAGCGACATAAAGTCACCAGCTTGAGCACGGGTTGCTTTATATTCTGGCAGATAACGACCAGCCTGACGCATCATCCATACTGGCGTGTGGTCAACAGGTTGCTTGAGCAAAGCACGTAAATAACGGTCGTTTTTTAGTTCTGTCATCGGTCTCTCCATGGCTGACTTTGGCGCACATTGTAACACCCTTAATGAGCCGCGATCGCCACCAAATGTTAAGCAGATCATAAATAAAGCATCATTTTGTGTCGGTTGTTTGCGACCATGGCACAGCTCATGTAAAAAGAGCAGTGCGCTAGCAATAATAATCAGAATCAGTCCTTTGAAAGGACCCATAACTGCATCTTGCCCCTCCTGTTGGAGGGTTTTTTTTACCTGCTATTTATCAAATGCGATCTTGGCGGATCGCCGCCAATGTATCTTCGATCAAACGACGCGCGATGGTACCGACAGGCGCCAGTGGTGGAAGATCATCTTCCTGACACCAACGCGCATCTGATAACTCACTATAGTCTGGCGCAAGGTCGCCACCAGCATAGTCTGCAATAAATCCCATCATGAGATTGGATGGAAACGCCCAAGGCTGGCTAGCCACATAACGTATGTTCTTTACTTCTATCCCTGTCTCTTCTTTCACTTCCCTAGCGACACATTGCTCTAGCGTTTCCCCAGCCTCAACAAAGCCTGCCAAGATAGTGTACATGCCATTGCGATGACGAGGATGTTGCGCTAAAAGTATTTCCCCACCCCGCCGAACGGCGACAATGATACAAGGGGATACCCGCGGATAGTGCCACTGACCACAGCTATCACACGCCATTGCAACCAAATCTTGCCGGAACCTTGTCCTTCCACCACAGAGTCCACAGAACTTCTGCGTTGATTTCATATGACTCAACTGCATTGCCCGTCCTGCAAGCTGAAACAAAGCGGCATCCTCTGCTAATAATCCACGCAGCGGTTGAAAGTGTGCATGCTCTGGCAGACGATCTGACTCGATCCAATACACGGGGTCGCCCTCAAAAACACCAACAGAAACAGCATTTTCCTCTGCAAAACCTAGGCTTTTTGCAGATGCATAAGGAAGTTGATTATCAATAAGCGCGATATTTCTATCGTGTACAATGCACCAATACGCATTTGTCTGCTTTTGTTCAAACTGTGACATAAGGATCCTTGCAGGGTGGTTAGAATGCTGGCAAGCTATAAATGATAACGAAATGTTAATCTAAGAATAAGTATCTATTAGTAAAGCTTTTTGAGCATACCATACGCAGCATATTTGCAGGTAGATCCACGAGGATGTCGTCATGCTAAGCAAGTTTGAACAAGTACAACAACAATGGGGCGGTAACAGTGACGTGATCGATCAATGGCTGCTCAACAGACAACAACTGCTTACCGATTATTGTAAGCTTGTCGGTCTGCCACCTTATGAGCAAGCTGCCCGTCAGTTGCCTTCGTCTTCTCAACTCGAGCTCTTTTGCGGCCAGCTCGTCGATTATATCTCTGCTGGTCATTTCAAAATCTACAACATGGTCATGGATCGTTGGAACCAAACTGGGTTTAAGGCGACACCGGAGATGACATATACCTATGAGCAGATCATGGCAACAACGGATCCTTTGCTCAATTTCAATGATAAGTATGCGGAAGTGAGCGAAGATGATCCTCTTGAGGACTTCGACCCTGATATTTCAGCAATGGGTGAAATGATGGAAAAGCGGTTTGATTTCGAAGACCAACTGATTCAACTCATCACTGAAAGCCTCATGAAGCCACCGGGCGCTTAGTCTTCACAATAACAGCCTCAGTAAGGTATCGGTTCGATGCCTTACTTTTTCACCGCTGTAGACTCAAACCTTAAAATACATCTTCAGCGAGCGCTTTAAGCGTTTGACTCGTTCACATGCTGGCGACTATCGAAATGCAGCGGGCATAAAAAAGGCATCCCGTAGGATGCCTTTTTAAACGCTTTTTGCAGTGGCTTAGTTATCGCCACCTAGACCTGCATTCAGAAGTGCTGCCAAGTCTTGAGAGGCTTGCTCTGCATCAACTTGTGGTACTTCTGGCTCCAGTTCTGCGTCACGTTTGCGTTGACGATCTTGGTGGTAAGCGAAACCGGTACCCGCTGGGATCAGACGACCCACGATAACGTTCTCTTTCAGACCACGTAGCTCATCACGCTTACCAGATACTGCCGCTTCGGTTAGTACGCGCGTTGTTTCCTGGAACGATGCCGCTGAGATGAACGACTCGGTCGCAAGTGACGCTTTAGTAATACCTAGTAGGTCACGCTCAAACAGTGCAGGCTGCTTGCCTTCAGCTTCTAGCTGACGGTTAGCAATCTTCACGCGAGAGTACTCTAGCTGCTCACCTTCTAGGAACTCAGAGTCACCAGAAGCAGAGATAGTTACCTTACGTAGCATCTGACGAATGATCGTCTCGATGTGCTTGTCGTTAATCTTAACGCCTTGCAGACGGTAAACTTCCTGTACTTCGTTAACGATGTACTCAGCTACCGCGTGAACACCACGTAGACGGAGAATGTCATGAGGTGCTTCTGGACCATCGGCAATCACATCACCCTTCTCAACTTTTTCACCTTCGAAAACGTTAAGCTGACGATGCTTTGGAATCATCTCTTCGTACGGCGAACCGTCCATTGGTGTGATGATTAAACGACGCTTACCTTTAGTCTCTTTACCGAACGATACTGCACCCGTGATTTCCGCAAGGATTGCAGGCTCTTTTGGCTTACGTGCTTCGAACAAGTCAGCAACGCGAGGTAGACCACCGGTGATATCCTTCGTACCGCCAGATTCCTGAGGAATACGAGATAGGGTGTCACCAATACCTACGTTAGCACCATCATCCAACTGGACAATCGCTTTACCAGGTAGGAAGTACTGCGCAGGCATGTCGGTACCCGGAATCATCACATCGTGACCATTCTCATCAACCAACTTAATGGTAGGACGCATGTCTTTACCAGCACTTGCACGCTCAGCTGCATCAAGTACTACCACTGAAGATAGACCTGTTAGCTCATCCGTTTGGCGAGAAACCGTCACGCCGTCGATCATATCAACGAACTGTAGACGACCTTCTACCTCAGTGATGATTGGCATGGTGTGCGGATCCCAGTTAGCGATCGTTTCACCAGACTTAACAGCTTCGTCATTTACCTTGTTCAAGATAGTACCGTAAGGAAGCTTATAGCTCTCCTTCGTACGACCGAACTCATCAACGATAGTTAGCTCAGATGCACGCGAGGTGATCACTAGCTTACCTTCGTTGTTGGTAACGAACTTCGCATTGTGCAGCTTCATAGAACCATTGTTCTTAACCTGAATGCTGCTCTCTGCTGCTGCACGCGATGCCGCACCACCAATGTGGAACGTACGCATGGTTAGCTGTGTACCCGGCTCACCGATTGACTGTGCTGCGATAACACCAACGGCTTCACCTGTGTTCACCATGTGGCCACGCGCTAGGTCACGACCATAACAGAACTTACAACAACCGAAGTCATTGTCACACGTTACGACCGAACGGACTTTAACTTGGTCAACAGAGTTCTCTTCCAGGATGTCACACCACTTCTCATCAAGAAGGGTGTTGCGAGGTGCAAGCACTTCGTTCTCTGTACCTGGTTTGATGACATCTTCTGCAACCACACGACCTAGTACGCGAGTACCTAGCGGCTCTTTAACATCACCACCCTCAACAAGCGCAGTCATGGTAATACCTGCATGCGTACCACAATCATCCGATGTGATAACTACGTCTTGAGCTACGTCTACAAGACGACGCGTTAGGTAACCCGAGTTCGCTGTTTTCAGTGCGGTATCCGCTAGACCTTTACGAGCACCGTGAGTAGAGATGAAGTACTGGAGTACGTTCAGACCTTCACGGAAGTTCGCTGTGATCGGTGTTTCGATGATAGAGCCATCCGGCTTCGCCATCAGACCACGCATACCCGCTAGCTGACGAATCTGTGCCGCAGAACCACGCGCACCTGAATCGGCCATCATGTATACGCTGTTGAATGACTTCTGCTCTTCTTCTTCGCCATCACGGTTGATCACGGTTTCAGAAGACAGGTTATCCATCATCGCTTTAGCAACTTGCTCGTTCGCGGTTGCCCAGATATCGATAACTTTGTTGTAACGCTCACCTGCGGTAACCAGACCAGATTGGAACTGCTCTTGAATTTCAGCAACTTCCGCTTCTGCTTCTGCAATCTTGGTGTATTTCGCCTCTGGTACAACCATATCGTCGATACCAACAGACACACCAGACATTGCTGCGTAGGCGAAACCGGTGTACATAATTTGGTCAGCAAAAACAACAGTGTCTTTCAGACCAAGTACACGGTAACAGGTGTTCAGCAGGTTTGAGATCTGCTTCTTACCCAGCGCTTGGTTAACAAGTTCGAATGGCAGGCCTTTCGGTACGATTGCCCACAGCATGGCACGACCAACGGTAGTGTCGACCAATTTGGTTTCACTAACTTCGTTACCCTGCTCATCTTTGCTGTGTTCTGTGATACGCACTTTTACGCGAGAGTGCAGCGCAGCATTACCTGTACGGTACGCTTTTTCTGCTTCTGCAGGGCTAGCAAGGTACATACCTTCGCCCTTCGCGTTAATCTTGTCACGTGTCATGTAGTAAAGACCCAAGACAACGTCCTGAGAAGGAACGATGATAGGATCACCTGATGCTGGCGACAGAATGTTATTTGTCGACATCATCAATGCACGTGCTTCAAGCTGTGCTTCTAGTGTCAGTGGCAAGTGAACCGCCATCTGGTCCCCATCGAAGTCGGCGTTATAAGCCGCACACACAAGCGGGTGAAGCTGAATCGCTTTACCTTCGATGAGCACAGGTTCGAACGCCTGAATACCCAAACGGTGCAGTGTTGGTGCACGGTTAAGCATTACTGGGTGTTCGCGAATAACTTCGTCTAGGATGTCCCAAACAACCGCTTCTTCACGTTCTACCATCTTCTTCGCGGCTTTAATCGTTGTCGCTAGACCACGCGTTTCAAGCTTGCTGTAGATGAATGGCTTAAACAGCTCAAGTGCCATCTTCTTAGGAAGACCACACTGGTGCAGACGAAGGTATGGACCTACGGTGATTACCGAACGGCCAGAGTAGTCTACACGCTTACCAAGCAGGTTCTGACGGAAACGACCTTGCTTACCTTTGATCATGTCTGCAAGCGACTTAAGAGGACGCTTGTTAGAACCCGTGATCGCGCGGCCACGACGGCCGTTATCAAGCAATGCATCAACAGACTCTTGTAGCATACGCTTTTCGTTACGTACGATAATGTCTGGTGCGGCAAGATCGAGAAGACGCTTCAAACGGTTGTTACGGTTGATAACACGACGATACAGATCGTTGAGATCTGACGTTGCGAAACGACCGCCATCCAGTGGTACGAGTGGACGTAGATCTGGCGGTAGAACCGGCAGTACTTCCAGTACCATCCATTCTGGGTTGTTACCAGACTGGACAAAAGCTTCAACTAGCTTAAGACGCTTAGTTAGCTTCTTACGCTTAGTTTCAGAGTTAGTTTCTTCCAACTCTTCACGCATGAGTTCGATTTCAGCATTAAGGTCCATGTTGACCAAAAGTGCTTTAACCGCTTCTGCACCCATACGTGCGTCGAATTCATCGCCCCACTCTTCAAGAGAGTCCAAGTACTGCTCTTCAGTCAGCATTTGGCCGCGCTCGAGGTTGGTCATACCTGGTTCGATAACGATGTATGATTCGAAGTACAGTACGCGCTCAATGTCACGTAGCGGCATGTCCATTAACAAACCGATACGAGAAGGCAGCGACTTCAGGAACCAGATGTGGGCAACGGGAGAAGCAAGCTCAATGTGACCCATACGCTCACGACGTACTTTGGTCTGAGTTACTTCAACGCCACATTTTTCACAAATTACACCACGGTGCTTCAGGCGCTTGTACTTACCACACAAACACTCGTAGTCTTTAACCGGGCCAAAGATACGTGCACAGAACAAACCGTCACGCTCAGGCTTAAAAGTTCGATAGTTGATGGTTTCTGGTTTTTTAACTTCACCAAAAGACCATGAACGGATCATGTCAGGTGAAGCAAGACCGATTTTGATCGCGTCAAATTCTTCAGTCTTATGTTGTGCTTTCAGAAACTTAAGTAAGTCTTTCACATTTGGCTCCTGTGAGGAGTTGACCCATAAAGGCGCCAGCGCACTGACGCCTTCATATTTCTACCGGAATAACGGTAAGTGACGAGTTAGAACACGTCGCTTATTCGTCTTCCAACTCGATGTTGATGCCCAACGAGCGGATCTCTTTCAACAATACGTTGAATGATTCCGGCATACCTGGTTCCATGCGGTGATCGCCATCGACGATGTTCTTATACATCTTCGTACGGCCATTCACGTCATCCGACTTAACAGTCAGCATTTCTTGCAGGGTATACGCCGCACCGTATGCTTCCAGTGCCCATACTTCCATTTCACCGAAACGCTGGCCACCGAACTGTGCTTTACCACCCAACGGCTGCTGAGTAACAAGGCTGTAAGAACCAGTTGAACGGGCGTGCATCTTGTCATCAACCAAGTGGTTTAGTTTCAGCATGTACATGTAACCAACCGTTACAGGACGCTCAAACTGTTCACCAGTACGACCATCAAACAGCGTTAGCTGACCAGACTCAGGCAAATCGCCTAACTTCAGTAGCTCTTTAATCGCTGGCTCAGGTGCACCGTCGAAGACAGGTGTCGCGATCGGTAAACCGCCACGCAGGTTCTTAATCAGAGTGCGCACTTCGTCATCAGATAGAGAAGCAACATCTACTTTCTGGCGAGTATCACCGAGGTCATACACCTTCTGTAGGAAGTTACGGAACTCATGAAGTTCACGTTGCTGCTTCAGCATCTCGTTAATCTTGTCACCGATACCCTTCGCTGCAAGACCCATGTGAGTCTCAAGGATCTGACCGATGTTCATACGAGATGGTACACCCAATGGGTTCAATACGATGTCGACAGTCTGGCCTTTCTCATCGTAAGGCATGTCTTCAACTGGACAGATCTTCGAGATAACACCTTTGTTACCGTGACGACCCGCCATCTTATCACCAGGCTGAATGCGACGTTTAACCGCGAGGTAAACTTTCACAATCTTCAGTACACCCGGTGCAAGATCATCACCCTGAGTGATCTTACGACGCTTAGTTTCGAACTTCTTGTCGAACTCTGCTTTCAGCTCGTCGTACTGCTCTGCTAGTTGCTCTAGCTGAGTTTGCTGCGCTTCATCATCAAGAGTTTGCGAGAAGAGCGCTTGACGATCCATGCCCGCTAGTTTGCCTTCGCTGTAACCAGCTTGAGCCAACAAATTACGAACACGCATCAAAAGACCACCCTCAAGGATTTGGAACTCCTCGGTAATGTCCTTCTTCGCTTCTTTCAGTTGCATCTCTTCGATTTCAAGCGCACGCTTGTCTTTCTCAACGCCATCGCGAGTAAAGACCTGTACGTCGATAACCGTACCAGATACTGAGTTAGGTACACGCAGAGAAGAGTCTTTAACATCTGACGCTTTCTCACCAAAGATTGCGCGCAGAAGTTTTTCTTCTGGTGTCAATTGGGTTTCACCTTTAGGGGTCACTTTACCCACTAAGATGTCACCACCTTTCACTTCAGCACCGATATAAACGATACCTGACTCATCAAGCTTAGAGAGTGCTGCTTCACCCACGTTAGGGATGTCGGCAGTAATTTCTTCACTACCCAGCTTAGTATCACGCGCCACACAAGAAAGCTCTTGAATGTGGATAGTTGTCAGGCGATCTTCCTGTACAACACGCTCAGAAACTAGGATGGAGTCCTCGAAGTTATAACCGTTCCAAGGCATGAACGCGATACGCATGTTCTGGCCAAGAGCAAGTTCACCTAGGTCTGTTGAAGGACCATCAGCCAATACGTCTCCACGACCTACAGGCTCACCAGGCATCACAGTTGGACGCTGGTTGATACAGGTGTTCTGGTTAGAACGGGTGTACTTCGTTAGGTTGTAGATGTCGATACCTGCTTCACCAGGAACCAGCTCTTCTTCATTAACCTTAACAACGATACGAGACGCGTCGACAGATTGGACAACACCACCGCGTTTAGCAACAGACGTTACACCAGAGTCAACGGCAACATTACGTTCAATACCCGTACCAACTAACGGCTTATCCGCGCGTAGTGTTGGTACTGCCTGACGTTGCATGTTCGCACCCATAAGGGCACGGTTCGCATCATCGTGCTCTAGGAATGGAATCAAAGAAGCCGCCACAGAAACAACCTGGTTGGTTGCAACGTCCATGTATTGAACATGGTCACGTGGATGTAGGCCTGATTCACCTTTTTCACGAGCAGTAATCAGTTCATCAGCAAAAGAACCATCTTCGTTCAACACGGCGTTAGCCTGTGCGATAACGTAGTGGCCTTCTTCGATAGCTGAAAGGTAATCAACCTCATCGGTTACTTTACCGTCAACAACACGACGGTATGGCGTTTCAAGGAA
Proteins encoded in this region:
- the nudC gene encoding NAD(+) diphosphatase; the encoded protein is MSQFEQKQTNAYWCIVHDRNIALIDNQLPYASAKSLGFAEENAVSVGVFEGDPVYWIESDRLPEHAHFQPLRGLLAEDAALFQLAGRAMQLSHMKSTQKFCGLCGGRTRFRQDLVAMACDSCGQWHYPRVSPCIIVAVRRGGEILLAQHPRHRNGMYTILAGFVEAGETLEQCVAREVKEETGIEVKNIRYVASQPWAFPSNLMMGFIADYAGGDLAPDYSELSDARWCQEDDLPPLAPVGTIARRLIEDTLAAIRQDRI
- the hemE gene encoding uroporphyrinogen decarboxylase, which gives rise to MTELKNDRYLRALLKQPVDHTPVWMMRQAGRYLPEYKATRAQAGDFMSLCKNAELACEVTLQPLRRFPLDAAILFSDILTIPDAMGLGLYFETGEGPKFERPITCKADVDKIGNPDPEGELQYVMNAVRTIRKGLNGDVPLIGFSGSPWTLATYMVEGGSSKAFTKIKKMMYAEPQTLHLLLDKLADSVIDYLNAQIKAGAQSVMVFDTWGGVLTPRDYNEFSLRYMHKIVDGLVRENEGRRVPVTLFTKNGGMWLEQIAATGCDGVGLDWTINIADAKARIGDKVALQGNMDPSMLYAQPDRIRQEVATILAGFGEGSGHVFNLGHGIHLDVPPENAGVFVEAVHELSKPYHQ
- the rpoB gene encoding DNA-directed RNA polymerase subunit beta, which codes for MVYSYTEKKRIRKDFGKRPQVLDIPYLLSIQLDSFEKFIEQDPEGQYGLEAAFRSVFPIQSYNGNSELQYVSYRLGEPVFDVKECQIRGVTYSAPLRVKLRLVMYDKDAPAGTVKDIKEQEVYMGEIPLMTDNGTFVINGTERVIVSQLHRSPGVFFDSDKGKTHSSGKVLYNARVIPYRGSWLDFEFDPKDNVYVRIDRRRKLPASIILRALDYTTEQILDMFFDKVNFEVQGKNLVMELVPDRLRGETATFDIVANGKTYVEQGRRITARHIRQLQKDDVDHIEVPVEYIVGKVASRDYVNEATGEVIAAANQELSLESLALLSQAGFKSIETLYTNDLDNGSFMSDTLRIDSTTDRLSALVEIYRMMRPGEPPTREAAEQLFESLFFSEERYDLSAVGRMKFNSSLVREETTGAGTLSHEDIIDVMRKLIDIRNGKGEVDDIDHLGNRRIRSVGEMAENQFRVGLVRVERAVKERLSLGDLDSVMPQDLINAKPISAAVKEFFGSSQLSQFMDQNNPLSEVTHKRRISALGPGGLTRERAGFEVRDVHATHYGRLCPIETPEGPNIGLINSLSAFARCNPYGFLETPYRRVVDGKVTDEVDYLSAIEEGHYVIAQANAVLNEDGSFADELITAREKGESGLHPRDHVQYMDVATNQVVSVAASLIPFLEHDDANRALMGANMQRQAVPTLRADKPLVGTGIERNVAVDSGVTSVAKRGGVVQSVDASRIVVKVNEEELVPGEAGIDIYNLTKYTRSNQNTCINQRPTVMPGEPVGRGDVLADGPSTDLGELALGQNMRIAFMPWNGYNFEDSILVSERVVQEDRLTTIHIQELSCVARDTKLGSEEITADIPNVGEAALSKLDESGIVYIGAEVKGGDILVGKVTPKGETQLTPEEKLLRAIFGEKASDVKDSSLRVPNSVSGTVIDVQVFTRDGVEKDKRALEIEEMQLKEAKKDITEEFQILEGGLLMRVRNLLAQAGYSEGKLAGMDRQALFSQTLDDEAQQTQLEQLAEQYDELKAEFDKKFETKRRKITQGDDLAPGVLKIVKVYLAVKRRIQPGDKMAGRHGNKGVISKICPVEDMPYDEKGQTVDIVLNPLGVPSRMNIGQILETHMGLAAKGIGDKINEMLKQQRELHEFRNFLQKVYDLGDTRQKVDVASLSDDEVRTLIKNLRGGLPIATPVFDGAPEPAIKELLKLGDLPESGQLTLFDGRTGEQFERPVTVGYMYMLKLNHLVDDKMHARSTGSYSLVTQQPLGGKAQFGGQRFGEMEVWALEAYGAAYTLQEMLTVKSDDVNGRTKMYKNIVDGDHRMEPGMPESFNVLLKEIRSLGINIELEDE
- the rsd gene encoding sigma D regulator: MLSKFEQVQQQWGGNSDVIDQWLLNRQQLLTDYCKLVGLPPYEQAARQLPSSSQLELFCGQLVDYISAGHFKIYNMVMDRWNQTGFKATPEMTYTYEQIMATTDPLLNFNDKYAEVSEDDPLEDFDPDISAMGEMMEKRFDFEDQLIQLITESLMKPPGA
- the rpoC gene encoding DNA-directed RNA polymerase subunit beta'; amino-acid sequence: MKDLLKFLKAQHKTEEFDAIKIGLASPDMIRSWSFGEVKKPETINYRTFKPERDGLFCARIFGPVKDYECLCGKYKRLKHRGVICEKCGVEVTQTKVRRERMGHIELASPVAHIWFLKSLPSRIGLLMDMPLRDIERVLYFESYIVIEPGMTNLERGQMLTEEQYLDSLEEWGDEFDARMGAEAVKALLVNMDLNAEIELMREELEETNSETKRKKLTKRLKLVEAFVQSGNNPEWMVLEVLPVLPPDLRPLVPLDGGRFATSDLNDLYRRVINRNNRLKRLLDLAAPDIIVRNEKRMLQESVDALLDNGRRGRAITGSNKRPLKSLADMIKGKQGRFRQNLLGKRVDYSGRSVITVGPYLRLHQCGLPKKMALELFKPFIYSKLETRGLATTIKAAKKMVEREEAVVWDILDEVIREHPVMLNRAPTLHRLGIQAFEPVLIEGKAIQLHPLVCAAYNADFDGDQMAVHLPLTLEAQLEARALMMSTNNILSPASGDPIIVPSQDVVLGLYYMTRDKINAKGEGMYLASPAEAEKAYRTGNAALHSRVKVRITEHSKDEQGNEVSETKLVDTTVGRAMLWAIVPKGLPFELVNQALGKKQISNLLNTCYRVLGLKDTVVFADQIMYTGFAYAAMSGVSVGIDDMVVPEAKYTKIAEAEAEVAEIQEQFQSGLVTAGERYNKVIDIWATANEQVAKAMMDNLSSETVINRDGEEEEQKSFNSVYMMADSGARGSAAQIRQLAGMRGLMAKPDGSIIETPITANFREGLNVLQYFISTHGARKGLADTALKTANSGYLTRRLVDVAQDVVITSDDCGTHAGITMTALVEGGDVKEPLGTRVLGRVVAEDVIKPGTENEVLAPRNTLLDEKWCDILEENSVDQVKVRSVVTCDNDFGCCKFCYGRDLARGHMVNTGEAVGVIAAQSIGEPGTQLTMRTFHIGGAASRAAAESSIQVKNNGSMKLHNAKFVTNNEGKLVITSRASELTIVDEFGRTKESYKLPYGTILNKVNDEAVKSGETIANWDPHTMPIITEVEGRLQFVDMIDGVTVSRQTDELTGLSSVVVLDAAERASAGKDMRPTIKLVDENGHDVMIPGTDMPAQYFLPGKAIVQLDDGANVGIGDTLSRIPQESGGTKDITGGLPRVADLFEARKPKEPAILAEITGAVSFGKETKGKRRLIITPMDGSPYEEMIPKHRQLNVFEGEKVEKGDVIADGPEAPHDILRLRGVHAVAEYIVNEVQEVYRLQGVKINDKHIETIIRQMLRKVTISASGDSEFLEGEQLEYSRVKIANRQLEAEGKQPALFERDLLGITKASLATESFISAASFQETTRVLTEAAVSGKRDELRGLKENVIVGRLIPAGTGFAYHQDRQRKRDAELEPEVPQVDAEQASQDLAALLNAGLGGDN